Proteins encoded in a region of the Rutidosis leptorrhynchoides isolate AG116_Rl617_1_P2 chromosome 9, CSIRO_AGI_Rlap_v1, whole genome shotgun sequence genome:
- the LOC139869193 gene encoding uncharacterized protein, whose amino-acid sequence MAPKKKGMSEEEVDNKINQTITNLLPNIIAQAIDAMRNQGGETFKHEDEDEYVEKKAVTGDAIHVWLGRFQKQRPLSFSTASTPVEAENWITHIEKIYRVLGCEERFWVPLAVYKLEGDAQRWWIALRQAKGGIDFEDSLDWVDFKELFFRQYFSEAEKEAVIREYANIKQGNDESINDFTKRFLRLVGLIGAAAGSSEDQARKYKWAVHGRYRSKMINLKCFDVAEAADYARNLEMERAEYLATKNKDGKNNRVKIAQPLRSVPAPTTKQGQQSGNQGYRSNNWNNRGNQQRIDNGPNNNNRGQLQVYRPKGSKGVGHLAKDCKNPRPGFVPKVPPPAPGGRVFAMTAAQAADATGTITGHVFVHHHALFVLFDSGSTHSIVSVKSSKYLKVSPTWLSTPFTISTPMGSVETIDRVYQNCRLEFNDCMFPANLFPMTMHDFDIILGMDWLSRHHANIDCYSKRILFGNHSIPDCVFNGDLPVKSIKVISAFKAQKLISHGCVGYLASIQNLSIESPSLENIDVVREFPDVFPDELQGLPPVREVEFSIDLIPGSQPISKAPYRMAPLELQDSRSNCKS is encoded by the exons ATGGCACCGAAAAAAAAGGGAATGTCCGAGGAGGAGGTAGATAACAAGATTAACCAAACTATCACGAATTTGTTACCCAACATTATAGCTCAAGCTATTGATGCTATGCGTAATCAAGGTGGCGAGACTTTTAAGCATGAAGACGAGGATGAGTATGTGGAGAAGAAAGCTGTAACGGGGGATGCTATTCATGTTTGGTTAGGACGGTTTCAAAAACAACGTCCTTTGTCATTCAGCACTGCTAGTACCCCCGTGGAAGCTGAGAATTGGATCACTCACATTGAGAAGATATACCGAGTGCTTGGTTGTGAAGAGAGGTTTTGGGTGCCATTAGCTGTTTATAAACTAGAGGGGGATGCTCAGCGCTGGTGGATCGCTTTGAGACAAGCGAAAGGGGGTATCGATTTTGAGGATTCATTAGATTGGGTTGATTTCAAAGAGTTGTTTTTCCGTCAGTACTTTTCTGAGGCGGAGAAAGAAGCTGTGATTCGGGAGTATGCGAATATTAAGCAAGGGAATGATGAGTCTATTAATGATTTCACTAAGAGGTTTTTGAGGCTTGTGGGTTTGATTGGTGCTGCTGCTGGGTCTTCTGAGGACCAAGCCCGTAAGTACAAATGGGCTGTTCATGGGCGTTACCGCTCTAAAATGATTAATCTGAAATGTTTTGATGTCGCTGAGGCAGCCGATTATGCTCGCAATTTGGAGATGGAGCGAGCTGAGTATTTGGCTACTAAAAATAAGGATGGTAAAAACAATAGGGTTAAGATTGCACAACCACTACGATCTGTGCCTGCACCGACTACCAAACAGGGTCAACAATCTGGGAACCAAGGGTATCGTAGTAATAATTGGAATAATAGAGGAAATCAGCAAAGGATTGACAACGGGCCAAATAATAATAACCGTGGTCAATTACAAGTGTACCGTCCCAAGGGCAGCAAAGGG GTTGGTCACTTAGCTAAGGATTGCAAGAATCCTAGACCTGGGTTTGTTCCGAAGGTTCCTCCGCCAGCTCCTGGTGGACGCGTCTTTGCCATGACTGCTGCTCAGGCTGCTGACGCTACAG GTACTATTACTGGTCATGTATTTGTACACCATCACGCCCTCTTCGTTCTGTTTGATTCTGGCTCTACGCACTCGATTGTGTCTGTTAAGAGCTCGAAATATTTGAAAGTGTCTCCAACTTGGTTGTCTACTCCATTTACGATCTCTACCCCAATGGGTAGTGTTGAAACTATAGATCGCGTGTATCAAAACTGCCGTTTGGAATTCAATGATTGCATGTTTCCTGCAAATCTCTTTCCTATGACCATGCATGACTTTGACATTATTCTTGGCATGGATTGGTTATCTCGCCATCATGCGAATATCGATTGTTATTCTAAGAGGATTTTGTTTGGAAATCATTCTATACCCGATTGTGTCTTTAATGGCGATCTTCCTGTAAAGTCTATCAAGGTTATCTCAGCGTTTAAGGCACAAAAGCTCATTTCACATGGTTGTGTTGGTTATTTAGCTTCGATTCAGAATTTGTCTATCGAGAGTCCTTCCCTTGAAAATATCGATGTTGTTCgagagtttcccgatgtatttcctgacgaattacAGGGTTTACCTCCAGTTCGTGAAGTTGAATTTTCGATTGATTTGATTCCGGGTTCCCAACCGATATCAAAAGCTCCTTATCGTATGGCACCACTCGAGTTGCAAGACTCAAGGAGCAATTGCAAGAGTTGA